In one window of Oryza sativa Japonica Group chromosome 9, ASM3414082v1 DNA:
- the LOC4346916 gene encoding RING-H2 finger protein ATL46 translates to MRSSCCIVMAGRFLLGGREIVRTGDDGPLDDGPAVAPAAGSSAPATSAAAARVTPAVLFITVVLAVVLLASGLLHVLRRLFLKSHRANASAEAVERQLQQLFSLHEDGAGGAGPGLDQAAIDALPAFTYAELLAGAAAPNGGGGNGKRQFDCAVCLCEFDGGDRLRLLPLCGHAFHAACIDTWLRSSSTCPLCRAALSARALAALAAAAADTPAAAQHRQPDVEDQKLDHHHPPPPSDEPATSFVLSVRLGRFKNTQRSDGDADASGGGSRCIDARRCYSMGSYQYVLADDNLLISVHWRPGDGISAATAAAAAGANVATARTGIKQGGGGGGGKKVFGRGDSFSMSKIWQWRGGDRRLPVLHSDASPPADDGLPWATAAAASTRTRQESDT, encoded by the coding sequence ATGAGATCGAGCTGCTGCATTGTCATGGCGGGAAGGTTTCTTCTCGGCGGCCGGGAGATCGTCAGGACGGGGGATGATGGCCCGTTGGATGATGGTCCTgccgtggcgccggcggcggggtcgtcggcgccggcgacgtctgcggcggcggcgagggtgacgccggcggtgctgttcatcacggtggtgctGGCGGTGGTGCTGCTGGCGTCGGGGCTGCTGCACGTGCTGCGGCGGCTGTTCCTCAAGAGCCACCGCGCCAACGCCAGCGCCGAGGCGGTGGAGCGCCAGCTGCAGCAGCTCTTCAGCCTCCAcgaggacggcgccggcggcgcggggccgGGGCTCGATCAGGCCGCCATCGACGCGCTGCCGGCGTTCACCTACGCCGagctgctcgccggcgccgccgcgcccaatggcggcggcgggaacggGAAGAGGCAGTTCGACTGCGCCGTCTGCCTCTGCgagttcgacggcggcgaccgcctccgcctcctcccgctcTGCGGCCACGCCTTCCACGCCGCCTGCATCGACACCTGGCTccgctccagctccacctgcccgctctgccgcgccgcgctctccgcccgcgccctcgccgccctcgccgccgccgccgcggacacccccgccgccgcgcaacaCCGCCAGCCCGACGTCGAGGACCAGAAGCtggaccaccaccacccgccgccgccgtccgacgaGCCCGCGACCAGCTTCGTGCTCTCCGTCAGGCTCGGCCGGTTCAAGAACACGCAgcgcagcgacggcgacgccgacgcgagcggcggcggcagccgctgCATCGACGCGCGGCGGTGCTACTCCATGGGCTCGTACCAGTACGTGCTCGCCGACGACAACCTGCTGATCTCCGTGCACTGGCGCCCCGGCGATGGCAttagcgccgccaccgccgccgccgccgcgggcgccaaTGTCGCCACGGCGCGCACTGGCATtaagcagggcggcggcggcggaggcggcaagaAGGTGTTCGGCCGAGGCGACAGCTTCTCGATGTCCAAGATCTGgcagtggcgcggcggcgacaggaggcTCCCAGTCCTCCACTccgacgcctcgccgccggcggacgACGGCTTGccgtgggcgacggcggcggcggcgagcacgcgaACGAGGCAAGAAAGCGACACCTGA
- the LOC4346917 gene encoding probable alpha,alpha-trehalose-phosphate synthase [UDP-forming] 10: protein MVSKSYTNLLDMSGEDVFDFQQPFRSLPRFVTSPSITSNPDWDTSNADDSVGPASCCVRKIIVSNFLPLNCTKDEATGQWSFSMDDNQLLVQLKDGFPMESEVVYVGSLNAEVDPGEQDQLSQKLFREYKCIPTFLPADLQQQFYHGFCKQQLWPLFHYMLPICLDKGELFDRSLFQAYVRANKIFGDKVMEAINSDDDCVWVHDYHLMLLPTFLRKKLHRIKIGFFLHSPFPSSEIYRTLPVRDEILKSLLNADLIGFQTFDYARHFLSCCSRLLGLNYESKRGHIGIEYFGRTVSLKILAVGVHVGRLESVLRLPATISKVQEIEQRYKGKMVMLGVDDMDIFKGISLKLLGLEFLLERTPKLRGKVVLVQIINPARSTGKDVEEAINEAVSVAERINIKYGSAEYKPVILIDYPIPSYEKIAYYAASDCCIVNAVRDGMNLIPYEYTVCRQGNEEIDKLRGVDKSSHHTSTLIVSEFVGCSPSLSGAFRVNPWSIEDVADALYKAMDLTQSERKLRHDKHYRYVKTHDVAYWARSFSQDLDRACKDHYSRRCWTTGFGLNFRVIALSPGFRRLSLEHFASSYKKTNRRLIFMDYDGTLVPQSSVNKVPSAEVISILTSLCNDPKNCVFIVSGRDRTTLSEWFASCDKLGIAAEHGYFIRWNKEGEWETSSSAQDCEWKNIAEPIMEVYKETTDGSAIETKESGLVWHYQDADHDFGSCQAKELVSHLERVLANEPVVVKRGHQIVEVKPQGVSKGIAVDTVIRTVINNENAPDFLMCIGNDRSDEDMFESINEAVSRSVFPTAPDVFACSVGQKASKAKYYVDGCSEVIRLLKGVTAITPRREVISQSQVTFRDILEVVS from the exons ATGGTTTCAAAGTCATATACAAATCTTCTAGATATGAGTGGTGAAGATGTGTTTGACTTTCAGCAACCATTTAGATCGCTTCCTCGTTTTGTGACTTCCCCAAGCATCACATCTAATCCTGATTGGGATACAAGTAATGCTGATGATTCAGTTGGTCCTGCATCTTGCTGTGTAAGGAAAATAATCGTCTCCAACTTTCTTCCACTAAACTGTACCAAAGATGAAGCTACTGGACAGTGGTCCTTCTCAATGGATGACAATCAACTTCTTGTTCAACTTAAAGATGGATTTCCAATGGAGAGCGAAGTTGTTTATGTGGGTAGCTTGAACGCTGAAGTTGATCCTGGTGAGCAAGATCAACTTTCACAGAAACTTTTCAGAGAATACAAATGCATACCTACTTTCCTCCCAGCTGACCTCCAGCAGCAGTTCTATCATGGATTCTGTAAACAACAATTATGGCCACTTTTCCATTATATGCTTCCTATTTGCCTCGACAAAGGCGAGCTCTTTGACCGCTCTCTATTTCAAGCCTATGTTCGGGCAAACAAAATATTTGGTGACAAAGTTATGGAGGCCATCAATTCAGATGATGACTGTGTGTGGGTTCATGATTATCACCTCATGCTTCTCCCAacctttttaagaaaaaagctTCATCGCATCAAAATTGGTTTCTTCCTTCACAGTCCATTTCCCTCCTCTGAAATCTATAGGACACTGCCAGTAAGAGATGAAATTTTGAAGTCTCTTCTGAATGCTGATCTCATTGGCTTTCAAACATTTGACTATGCCCGCCACTTCCTTTCATGTTGCAGCAGATTGTTAGGCCTTAATTACGAGTCAAAACGTGGTCACATCGGTATAGAGTACTTTGGCCGTACGGTGAGCCTCAAGATCCTTGCTGTGGGTGTACATGTTGGTCGTCTTGAGTCTGTGTTGAGGCTGCCTGCCACAATTAGCAAGGTTCAAGAAATTGAGCAAAGATATAAGGGTAAGATGGTGATGTTGGGTGTAGATGATATGGATATCTTCAAAGGGATCAGTCTAAAATTGCTTGGCTTGGAATTTCTTTTGGAGAGAACTCCAAAGCTAAGAGGGAAGGTTGTCCTTGTGCAGATTATAAATCCTGCAAGAAGCACTGGAAAAGATGTGGAGGAAGCAATAAATGAAGCCGTCTCTGTAGCTGAAAGGATAAACATTAAGTATGGTTCTGCTGAGTACAAGCCTGTCATCCTTATCGACTACCCCATACCTTCTTATGAGAAGATTGCATACTATGCTGCATCTGATTGCTGTATTGTAAATGCTGTGAGGGATGGGATGAACTTGATACCATATGAGTATACTGTCTGCAGGCAGGGAAATGAGGAGATTGATAAGCTCAGAGGTGTTGATAAGAGCTCACATCACACAAGCACACTAATTGTGTCTGAGTTTGTTGGTTGCTCCCCATCACTTAGTGGTGCTTTCAGGGTAAATCCTTGGAGTATTGAAGATGTAGCTGATGCATTATATAAAGCAATGGATTTGACTCAATCGGAGAGGAAATTGCGTCATGATAAGCATTATCGCTACGTCAAAACTCATGACGTTGCTTACTGGGCGCGCAGTTTTTCCCAAGATCTAGATAGAGCGTGCAAGGATCACTATAGCCGAAGGTGTTGGACCACTGGGTTTGGTTTGAATTTTAGAGTCATTGCTCTTTCTCCTGGATTTAGAAGGCTATCTTTGGAACACTTTGCTTCTTCTTATAAGAAGACTAATAGAAGGCTGATATTTATGGATTATGATGGCACCCTTGTCCCCCAGTCATCAGTCAACAAAGTTCCAAGTGCAGAAGTCATTTCTATCCTTACAAGCTTGTGCAATGATCCAAAGAACTGTGTGTTCATAGTCAGCGGAAGAGATCGTACTACCCTAAGTGAGTGGTTTGCTTCATGTGATAAGCTTGGTATTGCAGCTGAACATGGCTATTTTATCAG GTGGAACAAAGAAGGTGAATGGGAAACAAGCTCCTCAGCTCAAGATTGTGAATGGAAGAACATCGCCGAGCCTATCATGGAAGTATACAAGGAAACAACCGATGGGTCTGCCATAGAGACAAAGGAGAGTGGGCTAGTTTGGCATTATCAGGATGCAGATCATGACTTCGGTTCATGCCAGGCGAAGGAGCTAGTGAGTCATCTTGAGAGGGTGCTGGCAAATGAACCTGTTGTGGTTAAACGTGGTCAtcaaatcgtagaagttaagcccCAG GGTGTTAGCAAGGGGATTGCTGTGGACACAGTCATTCGGACGGTAATCAACAACGAAAACGCACCGGATTTTCTGATGTGCATTGGTAACGATCGATCGGACGAGGACATGTTTGAGAGCATCAATGAAGCCGTCTCACGTTCTGTGTTTCCTACTGCTCCAGATGTCTTTGCCTGCTCTGTTGGCCAGAAGGCTAGCAAAGCGAAGTACTATGTGGATGGGTGCAGTGAGGTGATCAGATTACTCAAGGGTGTAACCGCCATTACACCCCGAAGGGAGGTGATCAGCCAGAGTCAAGTAACATTCAGGGATATACTTGAGGTTGTCAGCTGA
- the LOC112936394 gene encoding probable inactive receptor kinase At2g26730 — translation MEKSKVVVFAGRVLAIVALLLACCCMAAAAQGGEGARVRESLIGFLTELAGGDKERARGIGWDASVEPCDGNRTVWPGVGCNGAPAGDGRITAIVLERKGLDGTINAASLCAAAPALRVLSLEGNALRGDLPAAISGCARLTHIYVGDNRLSGSLPPSLAELASLHVLNVSRNSFSGEIPAELSKLGLVRFCVNDNRFNGAIPEFELSRFEHFSVANNNLTGPIPDDAGDFGRDSFSGNSDGLCGRPDFPPCPPPPSSGENDGKRRRRARTIVMCLGYVLLGAGVAAFVLYMMCSKRRRRPSGVGGKTAATTETSSSVTPGKSAYSLPMSEERMNATAAAAAAVARATPASLVVLQRSGTAASTVMTLNTAAAAAAEAARKLRFEDLLRSPAELLGRGRFGSAYKVVVPGGAALAVKRVKDAAGAEEEEEFRRRMERVGKARHPAVLPPLAFYCAMQEKLVVYEFLGHGSLAKLLHGSIESSQVALDWPARLHIASKVADGMAFMHGALRGGDGDGDGANANLSFSSSYEEDEAGGAIAHGNLKASNILFTATMEPCISEYGVTAPPPPSSAPAAALRADVRAYGVLLLELLTGKATAADGAELSRWVTAVIREEWTAEVFDRAMLSSAGAGGDTVASEQRMVRLLQVAMRCIDDASSPSPPPTMREVAGMVNAIREEDDMSLSSEA, via the exons ATGGAGAAGAGTAAGGTCGTCGTCTTTGCCGGTCGGGTGCTCGCGATAGTAGCGTTGCTGCTGGCGTGCTgctgcatggcggcggcggcgcagggcggGGAGGGGGCTAGGGTGAGGGAGTCGCTCATCGGATTCCTgaccgagctcgccggcggcgacaaggAGAGAGCGCGCGGCATCGGGTGGGACGCGTCGGTCGAACCGTGCGACGGCAACCGGACGGTGTGGCCCGGCGTCGGCTGCAACGGCGCCCccgccggcgatggccggaTCACAGCCATCGTGCTGGAGCGCAAGGGGCTGGACGGCACCATCAACGCGGCGTCgctctgcgccgccgcgcccgcgctccGCGTGCTGAGCCTGGAGGGCAACGCGCTGCGCGGCGACCTCCCCGCGGCCATCTCCGGCTGCGCCAGGCTGACGCACATCTACGTCGGCGACAACCGCCTCTCCGGCAGCCtcccgccgtcgctcgccgagCTCGCCAGCCTCCACGTGCTCAACGTCTCCAGGAACAGCTTCTCCGGCGAGATCCCCGCCGAGCTCAGCAAGCTCGGCCTCGTGAGATTCTGCGTCAACGACAACCGTTTCAACGGCGCCATCCCGGAGTTCGAGCTGTCCAGGTTCGAGCACTTCAGCGTCGCGAACAACAACCTCACCGGCCCGATccccgacgacgccggcgacttCGGCCGCGACAGCTTCTCCGGCAACTCGGACGGCCTGTGCGGCCGGCCGGACTTCCCGCCGTGCCCGCCCCCGCCGAGCTCCGGCGAGAACGatgggaagaggaggaggagggcgcggaCGATCGTCATGTGCCTCGGCTACGtcctcctcggcgccggcgtggCGGCCTTCGTCTTGTACATGATGTGCTCCAAGAGGCGGAGGAGACcaagcggcgtcggcggcaagacggcggcgacgacggagacaTCATCGTCGGTGACCCCAGGGAAGTCGGCATACTCCCTCCCGATGTCGGAGGAGCGGATgaacgccacggcggcggcagcggcggcggtggcgcgcgcgaCGCCGGCGTCGCTGGTGGTGCTGCAACGATCGggcacggcggcgtcgacggtgaTGACACTGAAcactgcggcggcagcggcggcggaggcggcgaggaagcTGCGGTTCGAGGACCTGCTCAGGTCGCCGGCGGAGCTGCTGGGGCGCGGCAGGTTCGGGAGCGCGTACAAGGTGGTGgtgcccggcggcgccgcgctggcggtgaagcgggtgaaggacgcggcgggggcggaggaggaggaggagttccggCGGCGGATGGAGCGCGTCGGGAAGGCGAGGCACCCGGCCGTGCTGCCGCCGCTGGCGTTCTACTGCGCCATGCAGGAGAAGCTGGTGGTGTACGAGTTCCTCGGCCATGGCAGCCTCGCCAAGCTTCTCCATG GTTCTATAGAGAGCAGCCAGGTCGCCCTGGACTGGCCGGCGCGCCTCCACATCGCCTCCAAGGTCGCCGACGGCATGGCGTTCATGCACGGCGCCCtgcgcggaggcgacggcgacggcgacggcgcgaacGCGAACTTGTCGTTCTCATCCTCctacgaggaggacgaggccggcggcgccatCGCTCACGGCAACCTCAAGGCCTCCAACATCCTCTTCACGGCCACCATGGAGCCCTGCATCAGCGAGTACGGcgtcaccgcgccgccgccgccgtcgtcggcgccagcggcggcgctTCGCGCCGACGTGCGCGCGTACGGCGTGCTGCTGCTGGAGCTGCTCACGGGGAAGGCCACGGCAGCGGACGGCGCCGAGCTGTCGCGGTGGGTGACGGCCGTCATCCGGGAGGAGTGGACAGCCGAGGTGTTCGACCGCGCGATgctctcctccgccggcgccggcggcgacaccgtCGCCAGCGAGCAGCGGATGGTGCGCCTGCTGCAGGTCGCCATGAGATGCATCGACGacgcctcctcgccgtcgccgccgcccaccatgAGGGAGGTCGCTGGCATGGTGAACGCCATCCGCGAGGAAGACGACATGTCGCTCTCCTCGGAGGCATGA